One part of the Anaeromyxobacter sp. Fw109-5 genome encodes these proteins:
- a CDS encoding radical SAM protein, which produces MDQLGVATVLRLFLRGSRNYLADRPLVVSFELTGSCNARCKHCDKGGILRDETPLSPQRIGEIYRELRPVAVQLSGGEPLLRRDVVEVARAIKERRGAPYLIVVSNGTLLSAPKYEALRAAGVNQFSISLDFPDERHDDFRSVPGLFRRLERLVPELTSRGHGDVVLNCAVSRLNAGDLTRLCETARRWGSSISFSAYSALRTGNTDYLVSSPEDLRGLRAQLDAVLDLKRRGGPVRNPAPDLDGLYRFFADGGIPGCRAGYRFLLVTPEGFFRPCAHKPVKARSQRELIQRFARTNDCRGCYVAIRSYCDKSYLPLLREQVLTRLGLSAAAPR; this is translated from the coding sequence ATGGACCAGCTCGGCGTCGCGACCGTCCTCCGCCTCTTCCTGCGCGGCAGCCGGAACTACCTGGCGGATCGCCCGCTGGTCGTCTCCTTCGAGCTCACCGGCTCCTGCAACGCCCGGTGCAAGCACTGCGACAAGGGCGGGATCCTGCGCGACGAGACGCCGCTCTCGCCGCAGCGCATCGGCGAGATCTACCGTGAGCTCCGGCCGGTGGCGGTCCAGCTCTCCGGCGGCGAGCCCCTGCTCCGCCGCGACGTGGTGGAGGTGGCGCGCGCGATCAAGGAGCGCCGCGGCGCCCCCTACCTCATCGTGGTCAGCAACGGCACGCTCCTGAGCGCCCCCAAGTACGAGGCGCTGCGCGCCGCCGGCGTGAACCAGTTCTCCATCTCGCTCGACTTCCCCGACGAGCGCCACGACGACTTCCGCAGCGTACCCGGCCTCTTCCGCAGGCTCGAGCGGCTCGTGCCGGAGCTGACCTCGCGCGGCCACGGCGACGTGGTGCTGAACTGCGCCGTGTCTCGCCTCAACGCCGGCGACCTGACCCGGCTGTGCGAGACGGCGCGCAGATGGGGCTCGAGCATCTCTTTCAGCGCGTACTCCGCCCTGCGGACGGGGAACACGGACTACCTCGTCTCGTCGCCCGAGGACCTGCGAGGGCTGCGGGCCCAGCTCGACGCGGTCCTCGACCTCAAGCGGCGGGGAGGGCCCGTGCGCAACCCGGCGCCCGACCTGGACGGCCTCTACCGCTTCTTCGCGGACGGGGGGATCCCCGGCTGCCGCGCCGGCTATCGCTTCCTGCTCGTCACGCCCGAGGGGTTCTTCCGCCCGTGTGCCCACAAGCCGGTGAAGGCGCGCTCGCAGCGGGAGCTGATCCAGCGCTTCGCGCGCACGAACGACTGCCGCGGCTGCTACGTCGCCATCCGCAGCTACTGCGACAAGAGCTACCTGCCGCTCCTGCGCGAGCAGGTGCTCACCCGGCTCGGCCTGTCCGCGGCCGCGCCGCGCTGA
- a CDS encoding ABC transporter permease — protein MTLALANVLQKKVRSAICVLAIGIGVALLLVVVGLTRGSIQEVAQRIQNVGGDLIVQPAGATQFLALKSGVLPERYAERLRALPGVAAVSPVVAWTTTFRNAFYVVYGIDPEQFSSIGGGLRIVEGRPLRGRGEVVVDSRLAAAARLAVGDRVEILGARFEIVGVSKEGVGARIFLPMAELQAMLHQERRVSLFFVRCTSPGAVKSTAAAIEAAIEGVRCQILEGLADEMARSMTGLREFIGAITGTTLVVSLLVVSLAMYMTILGKTREIGILRSLGASRRRIMGTVVLESLLLTGCGVLAGYALTLASVAALRSWYPLLTVEVTRFWILVGGGVGIASGLLGALYPAWFAARQDPVQALSYE, from the coding sequence GTGACGCTCGCCCTCGCCAACGTCCTCCAGAAGAAGGTGCGGAGCGCGATCTGCGTCCTCGCCATCGGGATCGGCGTGGCGCTGCTGCTCGTGGTGGTGGGTCTGACCCGGGGATCCATCCAGGAGGTCGCGCAGCGCATCCAGAACGTCGGCGGCGACCTCATCGTGCAGCCCGCCGGGGCGACCCAGTTCCTGGCCCTGAAGAGCGGCGTGCTCCCGGAGCGCTACGCCGAGCGGCTGCGGGCGCTGCCCGGCGTCGCGGCCGTCTCGCCGGTGGTCGCCTGGACGACCACCTTCCGGAACGCGTTCTACGTCGTCTACGGCATCGACCCCGAGCAGTTCTCCTCCATCGGCGGCGGGCTGCGGATCGTGGAGGGGCGACCGCTGCGCGGACGAGGTGAGGTGGTCGTCGACTCCCGCCTCGCGGCCGCGGCCCGGCTGGCGGTGGGCGATCGCGTCGAGATCCTCGGCGCCCGGTTCGAGATCGTGGGCGTCTCGAAGGAGGGCGTCGGGGCGCGCATCTTCCTCCCGATGGCGGAGCTGCAGGCGATGCTCCACCAGGAGCGGCGCGTGTCGCTCTTCTTCGTGCGCTGCACGTCGCCGGGGGCGGTGAAGTCGACCGCCGCCGCGATCGAGGCCGCGATCGAAGGCGTGCGCTGCCAGATCCTGGAGGGGCTCGCCGACGAGATGGCGCGCTCGATGACCGGGCTCCGGGAGTTCATCGGGGCGATCACGGGCACCACGCTCGTCGTCAGCCTGCTCGTCGTCTCGCTGGCCATGTACATGACCATCCTGGGGAAGACGCGCGAGATCGGGATCCTGCGCTCCCTCGGCGCCTCGCGGCGCCGCATCATGGGCACGGTCGTGCTGGAGTCCCTGCTGCTCACCGGCTGCGGGGTCCTCGCGGGCTACGCCCTCACGCTCGCCTCGGTCGCGGCGCTGCGGAGCTGGTACCCGCTCCTCACGGTGGAGGTGACGCGGTTCTGGATCCTCGTGGGCGGGGGGGTCGGGATCGCGAGCGGCCTCCTCGGGGCGCTGTACCCGGCCTGGTTCGCCGCGCGGCAGGATCCCGTGCAGGCGCTGAGCTACGAATGA
- a CDS encoding BadF/BadG/BcrA/BcrD ATPase family protein, protein MPRFLGVDAGAETLKVVELAGEPGGLVWRRRARVEHHKTPGAALGELLREWGWDGLRGAVATGRLGRQLALSRVPGKQARLAGHRFLRGDGPAVIVDIGAHGFSVLEVNGGEDAEYRENPRCSQGTGNFLRQLVERFGLAPEEADVLAAPVEEPAHLSGRCPVILKTDMTHLANQGEDRARILAGLFDAICDNVQVLLRSRAGAVSPAVVLAGGVGRSRRVRERFRRRLAERGMTLAEEHGEDALYLDALGCAVLAARGDGPLPRPEDLVSPPAHAPVELRPPLSDAMGSVHRLPRRAPPPVSEGDAFLLGLDIGSTGSKVVALHVPSGAPLWESYTRTAGDPVGAAQELVRRAAGGPAGAAVAGFGVTGSGREIVGSLLTTCFGGDRVHVLNEIAAHAEGARACDPRVDTIFEIGGQDAKYIRLAAGRVVDAAMNEACSAGTGSFIEEQGVRLGNLDVEALARVAVGADACAALGQHCAVFMAEILDEAAAAGVTRPRLVAGLYDSVVQNYLNRVKGNRSVGEVVFCQGMPFAADALAAAVARQTGAEVIVPPNPGTVGAWGIALLAREALASGAPLELARFLDARVERKDTFVCRSSTGCGGSGNACRIERIRTRVQGERRAFSWGGGCSLHDGGTRARKLPDGAPDPFRERAELVEAVLRPLAAPTGAPRVALAEAFQLKGLFPFFARFFRALDFDLVVAQGGGREALRRGAEGANVPFCAPMQQYHGLVAALAQAPAERVFLPMLRDLPPVKDEESHWLCPIVAGSADVLRLDLRPLLAGRRVLSPAIKLGPGFLDAPAFLDTCRSIAEDLGVRDEETWRAAHAAAREEQARFDAALIGIGRSALERCRAGGLLPVVVLGRTYTIHDPVLSANIPALLREQGAVAIPTDCYPTDPATPMVPGAFWGYTQRILRAAHEVRRTPGVYSLFASNYGCGPDSFTLHAYARLMEGKPFAVIETDGHAGDAGTKTRVEAFLHCVREDLRSGGSAAASAAPLLALASQSLPEIARRGSRVLVPPMGAEAHSLAAALRGYGVPAEVLPAASAEAIRQARRHTSGKECLPMIVTLGSLLQRLERADPGERLSFFMPGSNGPCRFGYYRQLHQMILERLGHGARVGIWSPPDSDYFAGVPAGFGALVFAGIAAFGLLEDALRDVRPVERERGAAARVHAAASGELTRLLERAAGADLSARRVLLEAASGGNYGVTALLERTGRALRALKTARPHPTVMLVGEIYLRSDPGANGGVGDALEERGVRVRLEPVAEYLEYSDHVQVRRGLRGAPQDRLKGWIRRRILRTCRRAMARAMGWPDHPRLDEALAAAAPYLRDDLEHEAVLAVGLPLVQWRRGEIDGAVCVGPLECMPDKLTEAQLVHAREREGLLSLTLSLNGDPIDPEILDAFAYEVKERFRRRA, encoded by the coding sequence ATGCCGCGTTTCCTCGGGGTGGACGCAGGTGCCGAGACGTTGAAGGTGGTCGAGCTCGCCGGCGAGCCGGGAGGCCTCGTCTGGCGCCGGCGCGCCCGGGTCGAGCACCACAAGACGCCCGGGGCCGCCCTCGGCGAGCTCCTCCGCGAGTGGGGCTGGGACGGCCTCCGCGGCGCGGTCGCCACCGGCCGCCTCGGCCGGCAGCTCGCGCTCTCGCGGGTCCCGGGCAAGCAGGCGCGCCTCGCGGGCCACCGCTTCCTCCGCGGCGACGGGCCCGCCGTCATCGTCGACATCGGCGCGCACGGCTTCTCGGTCCTGGAGGTGAACGGCGGCGAGGACGCCGAGTACCGGGAGAACCCGCGCTGCTCGCAAGGCACCGGCAACTTCCTGCGGCAGCTCGTGGAGCGCTTCGGCCTCGCGCCCGAGGAGGCCGACGTCCTCGCGGCGCCCGTGGAGGAGCCGGCGCACCTCTCCGGGCGCTGCCCCGTCATCCTCAAGACGGACATGACCCACCTCGCGAACCAGGGCGAGGACCGGGCGCGGATCCTCGCGGGCCTCTTCGACGCCATCTGCGACAACGTGCAGGTGCTGCTCCGCTCCCGGGCGGGCGCCGTCTCTCCCGCGGTGGTGCTCGCCGGAGGCGTCGGACGCTCGCGCAGGGTCCGCGAGCGGTTCCGCCGCCGCCTGGCGGAGCGCGGGATGACGCTCGCCGAGGAGCACGGCGAGGACGCGCTGTACCTGGACGCGCTCGGCTGCGCCGTGCTGGCGGCGCGGGGCGACGGGCCGCTGCCGAGGCCGGAGGACCTCGTCTCGCCGCCGGCCCACGCGCCGGTGGAGCTGCGTCCCCCCCTGTCCGACGCCATGGGCAGCGTCCACCGCCTCCCGCGCCGTGCACCACCCCCGGTGAGCGAAGGCGACGCGTTCCTACTCGGGCTCGACATCGGCTCGACCGGCTCCAAGGTGGTGGCGCTCCACGTCCCCTCGGGCGCGCCGCTCTGGGAGAGCTACACCCGCACGGCCGGGGACCCGGTGGGCGCGGCGCAGGAGCTGGTGCGCCGGGCCGCCGGAGGGCCGGCCGGCGCGGCCGTGGCGGGCTTCGGCGTCACCGGCAGCGGCCGCGAGATCGTCGGATCGCTCCTCACGACCTGCTTCGGCGGCGACCGCGTGCACGTCCTGAACGAGATCGCCGCCCACGCCGAGGGGGCGCGCGCCTGCGACCCGCGGGTCGACACCATCTTCGAGATCGGCGGCCAGGACGCGAAGTACATCCGGCTCGCGGCGGGGCGGGTGGTGGACGCCGCGATGAACGAGGCGTGCAGCGCCGGCACGGGCTCGTTCATCGAGGAGCAGGGCGTCCGCCTCGGGAACCTCGACGTGGAGGCGCTGGCGCGCGTCGCGGTCGGGGCCGACGCCTGCGCCGCCCTCGGCCAGCACTGCGCGGTGTTCATGGCGGAGATCCTCGACGAGGCGGCGGCCGCCGGCGTCACGCGGCCGCGTCTCGTCGCCGGGCTCTACGACTCGGTGGTGCAGAACTACCTGAACCGCGTGAAGGGCAACCGCTCGGTGGGCGAGGTGGTCTTCTGCCAGGGGATGCCGTTCGCCGCGGACGCGCTCGCGGCGGCGGTCGCGCGGCAGACCGGCGCCGAGGTGATCGTGCCCCCGAATCCCGGCACGGTGGGGGCGTGGGGGATCGCGCTGCTCGCGCGCGAGGCGCTCGCCTCGGGCGCGCCGCTCGAGCTGGCGAGGTTCCTCGACGCGCGGGTGGAGCGGAAGGACACCTTCGTCTGCCGCTCGAGCACCGGCTGCGGCGGCTCGGGGAACGCCTGCCGCATCGAGCGGATCCGCACCCGGGTGCAGGGGGAGCGGCGCGCCTTCTCCTGGGGGGGTGGGTGCTCGCTCCACGACGGAGGGACGCGCGCGCGCAAGCTCCCCGACGGCGCGCCCGATCCGTTCCGCGAGCGAGCCGAGCTGGTGGAGGCGGTGCTGCGACCGCTGGCGGCGCCGACGGGCGCGCCGCGGGTCGCGCTCGCGGAGGCGTTCCAGCTGAAGGGGCTGTTCCCGTTCTTCGCCCGGTTCTTCCGCGCGCTCGACTTCGACCTCGTGGTGGCGCAGGGCGGGGGGCGGGAGGCGCTGCGCCGCGGGGCGGAGGGGGCGAACGTCCCGTTCTGCGCGCCGATGCAGCAGTACCACGGCCTCGTGGCGGCCCTGGCGCAGGCGCCCGCCGAGCGCGTGTTCCTGCCCATGCTCCGCGACCTGCCCCCCGTGAAGGACGAGGAGTCGCACTGGCTCTGCCCGATCGTGGCGGGGAGCGCCGACGTGCTCCGGCTCGACCTGCGCCCGCTCCTCGCCGGACGGCGGGTGCTCTCGCCGGCGATCAAGCTCGGCCCGGGCTTCCTCGACGCGCCGGCGTTCCTCGACACCTGCCGCTCCATCGCCGAGGACCTGGGCGTCCGCGACGAGGAGACCTGGCGCGCCGCCCACGCCGCCGCGCGCGAGGAGCAGGCGCGCTTCGACGCCGCGCTGATCGGGATCGGGCGCAGCGCCCTCGAACGCTGCCGCGCCGGGGGGCTCCTCCCCGTGGTCGTGCTCGGCCGCACCTACACGATCCACGACCCGGTCCTGAGCGCCAACATCCCGGCGCTGCTGCGCGAGCAGGGGGCGGTCGCGATCCCCACCGACTGCTACCCCACGGATCCCGCCACCCCCATGGTGCCGGGCGCGTTCTGGGGCTACACGCAGCGGATCCTCCGGGCCGCCCACGAGGTGCGGCGCACGCCCGGCGTCTACAGCCTGTTCGCGAGCAACTACGGGTGCGGGCCCGACAGCTTCACCCTCCACGCGTACGCGCGCCTCATGGAGGGGAAGCCCTTCGCGGTCATCGAGACGGACGGCCACGCCGGCGACGCGGGGACGAAGACGCGCGTGGAGGCCTTCCTCCACTGCGTCCGCGAGGATCTGCGCTCCGGTGGGAGCGCCGCGGCCTCGGCCGCGCCGCTGCTCGCGCTCGCCTCCCAGTCGCTGCCCGAGATCGCGCGTCGAGGCTCGCGCGTGCTCGTGCCGCCCATGGGCGCCGAGGCCCACTCGCTCGCGGCGGCGCTGCGCGGGTACGGCGTCCCCGCGGAGGTGCTCCCGGCGGCGAGCGCGGAGGCGATCCGCCAGGCGCGGCGCCACACGAGCGGCAAGGAGTGCCTGCCGATGATCGTGACGCTCGGCTCGCTGCTCCAGCGGCTCGAGCGCGCCGACCCGGGCGAGCGGCTCTCGTTCTTCATGCCGGGGTCGAACGGCCCCTGCCGGTTCGGCTACTACCGGCAGCTCCACCAGATGATCCTCGAGCGGCTCGGGCACGGCGCGCGCGTGGGGATCTGGTCGCCGCCCGACTCGGACTACTTCGCGGGTGTGCCGGCCGGGTTCGGCGCGCTCGTCTTCGCGGGGATCGCCGCGTTCGGCCTGCTGGAGGACGCGCTCCGCGACGTCCGTCCGGTGGAGCGCGAGCGAGGGGCCGCGGCGCGCGTCCACGCGGCGGCCTCCGGCGAGCTCACGCGGCTCCTGGAGCGCGCGGCCGGCGCCGACCTCTCGGCGCGCCGCGTGCTGCTGGAGGCCGCGAGCGGCGGGAACTACGGCGTCACGGCGCTGCTCGAGCGCACCGGCCGCGCGCTGCGGGCGCTCAAGACCGCGCGGCCGCACCCCACCGTGATGCTCGTGGGCGAGATCTACCTGCGCTCCGATCCGGGGGCGAACGGCGGCGTGGGCGACGCCCTCGAGGAGCGCGGGGTCCGGGTGCGGCTCGAGCCGGTGGCCGAGTACCTGGAGTACTCCGATCACGTCCAGGTGCGCCGCGGCCTCCGCGGCGCGCCGCAGGACCGCCTCAAGGGCTGGATCCGCCGGCGCATCCTCCGCACGTGCCGGCGCGCGATGGCGCGGGCCATGGGGTGGCCGGATCACCCGCGCCTGGACGAGGCGCTCGCGGCCGCGGCGCCCTACCTCCGCGACGATCTCGAGCACGAGGCGGTGCTCGCGGTGGGCCTCCCCCTCGTGCAGTGGCGGCGCGGAGAGATCGACGGCGCGGTCTGCGTGGGCCCGCTCGAGTGCATGCCCGACAAGCTGACCGAGGCCCAGCTCGTCCACGCGCGGGAGCGCGAGGGACTCCTCTCCCTGACCCTCTCGCTCAACGGCGACCCGATCGACCCGGAGATCCTCGACGCCTTCGCCTACGAGGTGAAGGAGCGCTTCCGGCGCCGCGCTTGA
- a CDS encoding ABC transporter ATP-binding protein: protein MTGRERSEVPGGSAIQVRGLVKEYRSGRIAVPALRGIDLDVAPGTFAAVMGPSGCGKSTLLYVVGGMLRATSGSVRVGGLEVTRAPERALTAFRRGDVGFVFQRLNLISALTVEDNLKLACRIAGRTDRSDERIRTLLARVGLESKRRSRPLDLSQGEQQRVAIARALVKEPRLVLADEPTGNLDSTNARTVMSLFRQIGTGAGPTILMITHDAECAAVADTVIQMRDGAAVPAGALRPRSASPLLAPEDGA, encoded by the coding sequence ATGACGGGGCGCGAGAGGAGCGAGGTGCCGGGCGGGAGCGCCATCCAGGTCCGGGGGCTGGTGAAGGAGTACCGGAGCGGGCGGATCGCCGTTCCGGCGCTGCGCGGGATCGACCTCGACGTCGCGCCGGGGACGTTCGCGGCCGTCATGGGCCCGTCCGGCTGCGGCAAGTCCACGCTGCTCTACGTGGTGGGCGGGATGCTCCGGGCCACCTCCGGCTCGGTGCGCGTCGGAGGCCTCGAGGTGACGCGCGCGCCGGAGCGGGCGCTCACCGCCTTCCGGCGCGGCGACGTGGGGTTCGTGTTCCAGCGGCTCAACCTCATCTCCGCGCTCACCGTGGAGGACAACCTGAAGCTCGCCTGCCGCATCGCCGGGCGGACCGACCGGTCGGACGAGCGCATCCGGACGCTGCTCGCGCGCGTCGGCCTCGAGAGCAAGCGCCGCAGCCGGCCGCTCGACCTTTCCCAGGGCGAGCAGCAGCGCGTCGCCATCGCGCGCGCGCTCGTCAAGGAGCCGCGCCTCGTCCTGGCCGACGAGCCCACCGGGAACCTCGACTCGACGAACGCACGCACCGTGATGTCGCTCTTCCGGCAGATCGGGACGGGCGCGGGGCCGACCATCCTCATGATCACCCACGACGCGGAGTGCGCGGCGGTGGCGGACACGGTCATCCAGATGCGGGACGGCGCAGCCGTTCCCGCCGGCGCGCTCCGGCCGCGGTCCGCCTCCCCCCTGCTCGCGCCCGAGGATGGGGCATGA
- a CDS encoding YqaA family protein, whose protein sequence is MSLPATRAAAATRDLAWRSWALAFTGFVAASGAALWLARNTLRSPGLEVLILLLLYLSFACTFLPLPTAWIVLWAAREAGVLWVALVATAGTCIANLHDYHIVSGLWRAGRLRRARESAWHARAVAWFRRAPFLSLALASFVPLPVDAVRLLAISAGYPLPAYVLASYVGRFPRYLLFAVLGHELRPSNLTIFVVALAIALVGAAKAALDRARGARARTRSSDDAGA, encoded by the coding sequence ATGAGCCTCCCCGCCACCCGCGCCGCCGCGGCGACGCGAGACCTCGCCTGGCGCTCGTGGGCGCTCGCCTTCACCGGGTTCGTCGCCGCGAGCGGCGCGGCGCTCTGGCTCGCCCGCAACACGCTGCGGAGCCCCGGCCTCGAGGTCCTCATCCTGCTGCTGCTCTACCTCAGCTTCGCGTGCACGTTCCTCCCGCTGCCGACGGCCTGGATCGTGCTGTGGGCGGCGCGCGAGGCCGGCGTGCTGTGGGTCGCGCTGGTAGCGACGGCCGGGACCTGCATCGCGAACCTGCACGACTACCACATCGTGAGCGGGCTCTGGCGCGCCGGCCGGCTCCGGCGGGCGCGCGAGAGCGCGTGGCACGCTCGCGCCGTCGCGTGGTTCCGCCGGGCGCCGTTCCTCTCGCTCGCGCTCGCCTCCTTCGTCCCCCTGCCGGTCGACGCGGTGCGCCTGCTCGCGATCTCCGCTGGTTACCCGCTCCCCGCGTACGTCCTCGCGTCCTACGTGGGCAGGTTCCCCCGCTATCTCCTGTTCGCGGTGCTGGGGCACGAGCTGCGGCCCTCCAACCTCACCATCTTCGTGGTCGCGCTCGCGATCGCGCTCGTCGGCGCCGCGAAGGCCGCCCTCGATCGCGCGCGCGGGGCGCGCGCGCGCACCCGGAGCTCCGACGATGCCGGCGCCTGA
- the tes gene encoding tetraether lipid synthase Tes: MAPTVKGEIMAQASSDPRLTQAPSSPMQSQCTACERVLAATLRVSGDGVVLEKTCPEHGAIREALHDVLFHEAAPDRPGSAVRTYSGTPIRPVVRALPKTVETLCPECARTVLGRVFDWRGDVYMEKTCPEHGYVRDRVFTNSALFLKMQQWSFRDGAGVENPRVPAADACPGSCGLCNMHQSHTMLGQIDLTNRCNLSCPICFANASATGYVCEPTFDEAVALLERLRAYRPVPATAVQFSGGEPTLHPDFLALVRRANELGFSHVQAASNGIRFAEPGFAKAAAEAGLHTIYLQFDGVDDAVHEVTRGRPLLEVKRRALEQIHAAGMKVCLVPTIVKGVNDDQVAKILRFAIDNIHVVSGIAYQPVSFTGRISLADREAKRYTLGDLAGDLGAAGWLEPMRDFYPLAITAPLSRLIAAFTGDPKITATAHPACSSGAYFVVDRHGNAVPITRFLDVEGLFRDLDRLASRVERARFRGLHKVRVPLLFARHFRKELAPEGLTVRTFLHALRGMTDKRVGRGRAGERTYRTLLAAGMHFQDRYNFDVERVKRCVIHYSTPEGMFPFCAYNCGPVHRQRVERKHAIPLQEWRARRGAAGEGAGAGARTV, encoded by the coding sequence ATGGCACCGACCGTCAAGGGGGAGATCATGGCGCAGGCGTCCTCGGATCCGCGGCTCACCCAGGCCCCTAGCAGCCCGATGCAGTCGCAGTGCACGGCGTGCGAGCGCGTGCTCGCGGCGACGCTGAGGGTGAGCGGCGACGGGGTGGTCCTCGAGAAGACCTGCCCCGAGCACGGGGCCATCCGCGAGGCGCTGCACGACGTGCTGTTCCACGAGGCCGCACCCGATCGCCCCGGCTCCGCGGTGCGAACGTACTCGGGCACGCCCATCCGGCCGGTGGTGCGCGCCCTGCCGAAGACGGTGGAGACCCTCTGCCCCGAGTGCGCGCGGACGGTGCTGGGGCGGGTGTTCGACTGGCGGGGCGACGTGTACATGGAGAAGACGTGCCCCGAGCACGGCTACGTGCGCGACCGGGTGTTCACGAACAGCGCCCTGTTCCTCAAGATGCAGCAGTGGAGCTTCCGCGACGGCGCCGGCGTCGAGAACCCGCGCGTGCCCGCCGCCGACGCCTGCCCCGGCAGCTGCGGCCTGTGCAACATGCACCAGAGCCACACGATGCTCGGGCAGATCGACCTCACGAACCGCTGCAACCTGAGCTGCCCCATCTGCTTCGCGAACGCGAGCGCGACGGGCTACGTGTGCGAGCCGACCTTCGACGAGGCCGTCGCGCTCCTCGAGCGGCTCCGCGCCTACCGCCCGGTGCCGGCGACGGCGGTGCAGTTCTCGGGCGGCGAGCCGACCCTCCACCCCGACTTCCTCGCCCTCGTGCGGAGGGCGAACGAGCTCGGCTTCAGCCACGTCCAGGCGGCGAGCAACGGCATCCGCTTCGCCGAGCCGGGGTTCGCGAAGGCCGCCGCGGAGGCCGGGCTGCACACCATCTACCTGCAGTTCGACGGCGTCGACGACGCCGTGCACGAGGTCACCCGCGGCCGGCCGCTGCTCGAGGTGAAGCGCCGCGCGCTCGAGCAGATCCACGCCGCCGGGATGAAGGTCTGCCTCGTGCCGACCATCGTGAAGGGGGTGAACGACGATCAGGTCGCCAAGATCCTCCGGTTCGCGATCGACAACATCCACGTGGTGAGCGGGATCGCCTACCAGCCCGTCTCGTTCACGGGGCGCATCTCCCTCGCCGATCGCGAGGCCAAGCGCTACACGCTGGGTGATCTCGCGGGCGATCTCGGCGCGGCGGGCTGGCTCGAGCCGATGCGGGACTTCTACCCGCTCGCCATCACCGCGCCGCTGTCGCGCCTCATCGCCGCGTTCACCGGCGACCCCAAGATCACCGCCACCGCCCATCCGGCCTGCTCGTCGGGCGCGTACTTCGTCGTGGACCGGCACGGGAACGCCGTGCCGATCACGCGCTTCCTCGACGTCGAGGGGCTCTTCCGCGACCTGGATCGGCTGGCCTCCCGGGTCGAGCGCGCGCGCTTCCGCGGCCTCCACAAGGTCCGCGTCCCGCTCCTCTTCGCGCGCCACTTCCGCAAGGAGCTCGCGCCGGAGGGGCTGACCGTCCGCACCTTCCTGCACGCGCTGCGCGGCATGACGGACAAGAGGGTCGGCCGCGGGCGCGCCGGCGAGCGCACCTACCGGACGCTCCTCGCGGCGGGGATGCACTTCCAGGATCGCTACAACTTCGACGTCGAGCGCGTGAAGCGCTGCGTGATCCACTACTCCACGCCGGAGGGGATGTTCCCGTTCTGCGCCTACAACTGCGGCCCCGTTCACCGTCAGCGCGTGGAGCGGAAGCACGCCATCCCGCTCCAGGAGTGGCGGGCCCGCCGCGGCGCCGCGGGCGAAGGAGCGGGCGCGGGCGCACGAACCGTGTGA
- a CDS encoding outer membrane lipoprotein carrier protein LolA, with translation MPAPELPRGARPAAAVALVALLLAAPPSPAAGRDGPPRTLAGVLDAHCRAREATTTLRARFVQTKGFTAIGEEDRSSGVLYYRKPDRLRWEYSAPDRAWTVIAGDRGWAVFPRIRQVQRFTVGRSRAEGILSTIGFGACGAALADAFETTLAFGAGGAPVLSLTPRGPELAASFTRVELTLDPKDHLPRDILLHETSGDTTRFVLSDVQRGVAIEGSLFLFTAPEGYSVVP, from the coding sequence ATGCCGGCGCCTGAGCTCCCGCGCGGAGCGCGTCCGGCGGCGGCCGTCGCGCTCGTCGCGCTCCTCCTGGCGGCTCCGCCCTCGCCCGCTGCGGGGCGTGACGGGCCGCCGCGGACGCTCGCCGGGGTGCTCGACGCGCACTGCCGCGCGCGCGAGGCCACCACCACGCTCCGCGCCCGCTTCGTCCAGACGAAGGGGTTCACCGCCATCGGAGAGGAGGACCGCTCGTCCGGCGTCCTCTACTACCGGAAGCCGGACAGGCTCCGGTGGGAGTACTCCGCGCCGGACCGCGCGTGGACCGTCATCGCGGGCGATCGCGGCTGGGCGGTGTTTCCGCGCATCCGCCAGGTGCAGCGGTTCACCGTCGGCCGCTCGCGCGCCGAGGGGATCCTCTCGACGATCGGCTTCGGCGCCTGCGGAGCGGCGCTCGCGGACGCGTTCGAGACGACGCTCGCCTTCGGCGCCGGGGGCGCGCCGGTGCTGTCCCTGACGCCGCGCGGTCCCGAGCTCGCCGCCTCGTTCACCCGCGTCGAGCTGACGCTCGACCCCAAAGATCATTTACCCCGCGACATCCTGCTGCACGAGACCTCCGGCGACACGACGCGGTTCGTGCTCTCCGACGTGCAAAGAGGGGTCGCGATCGAGGGCTCACTCTTTCTGTTCACCGCACCTGAGGGCTATAGCGTCGTGCCGTAG